From one Rosa rugosa chromosome 4, drRosRugo1.1, whole genome shotgun sequence genomic stretch:
- the LOC133743018 gene encoding uncharacterized protein LOC133743018 — MSNLNKLDFAPLGTTGSGYHRWVRDVRQHLKANGILDTILKPSQDVLTVEQAQALEANRAAFEANKAKAIILMTRHMDDSLQYECMNEEDPRKLWASLEERFGNVRDSLLSDLEVRWHSLRFCDFKSVLDYNSEALRIKSLMEFCGKEITNAMLIEKTLSTFPVSALMVAKNYRIDVNARRITRFHELIGAMNVAEKHDNILVKNYNSRSVGTKHIPESNYSRAPKRRRQERNPNLRDTFGRSGPYNRSTW; from the coding sequence atgagtaacctgaacaaattggactttgctccattgggaacaactggctctggatatcacaggtgggttcgtgatgtccgccagcatctcaaggccaatggaatcctggatacgattctcaagcctagccaggacgtgctaactgttgagcaagctcaagctttggaagcaaatagagcagcattcgaggcaaataaggcgaaagccatcatcctaatgactcgtcatatggatgattcgctccagtacgagtgtatgaatgaagaagaccccagaaagctgtgggcctcactcgaagaaagatttggcaacgtccgtgactccctgctgagtgacctagaagtgagatggcatagcctccgcttctgtgatttcaagtcagttcttgactacaactcggaagcacttcgcattaaatccttaatggaattctgtggtaaagagatcacaaatgcgatgttgattgagaagactctctctactttccccgtctctgcattgatggttgctaagaactatcgaatcgatgttaatgcaagacgaatcacaaggtttcatgagctcattggagctatgaatgtcgctgaaaagcatgacaacatccttgtgaagaactataattcgagatccgtgggaacaaagcatattccggaatctaattatagtcgcgccccaaagagaaggcgccaagagcgaaaccctaatcttagggatacttttggacgttctggtccatataatcgctctacttggtaa